The window TGCCGCTATCAGTTGTTGCATCGACCCGTCGCGGCGATCCTAGAGGCGCGGCGCTTTCGTGTCTCCAACGCGCTCTTCTTGGTTCACGCGTTCGGCGACAACTCCGACTCGTTCGCCGAATTCAAGCACTGGGCGCGGATTCTCGGCGTAGATGCTTCGGACGGGGTAGTCGTGCCGGCGGGCGAGCGCGGAGGCGTCACACTCTGGCTCGGCTGGTGCAGCGCCCCCGTGGCGAACGACCAGGAGATCCGCGACGCGGTATAACATCGCCTGCAGCAGTCAGCCGCTTGGGTCGCGCGCTCCGCGCGCTCTATTTCGTGCGGCTGCAGCTGAGGCTTACGTTAGGCGGCGACACGCCGCGAGGCGACACGCCGCGGCTGACCTCCGGCGTGCGCCGGGATATTCAGGCGCGATGTTGCCGTGCGGCCCGGATGTCGCCCCATCGTCCGAAACGTCGCACCCACGCCCCCGACCGTCACGCGCAACCGCCGGAACGCCGCGTATCCTGGGCGCCCCGCTTCGCTTCTGCTACTGGGGCGACGCGGGGCGGGGCTCGACGCTCTGGAGCTTCGCGGCGGTGGCCGTGGAGCGAGTCCAGGCGGGCCGGTCGAGGTACTTGCCCTGCCGCGCCACACCAACCACCCGCTGCGTGTTGGCGATGTCCGTCAGCGGGTCCGCGTCCACGAGGAAGAGGTCCGCCGACTTCCCGGTCTCGATCGTTCCCGTCTCCTTTCCCAGCCCCACCATCTCGGCGGACCGGCGCGACGCCGCCTGGATCGCCTCGTGCGGCGTCATTCCCACCTGCTTCACCAGCTCCGCCACCTCCTCCTGCGCGCTCGAGCCTGGGAAGAGGAACTGCACGGTGAAGTCCGTGCCGGGAAGAACCGGGACGCCGGCCTTGTGGAAGCGGCGGAGCATCTCCACTTCCCCCGCAAAG of the Gemmatimonadota bacterium genome contains:
- a CDS encoding amidohydrolase family protein, encoding MQAHADPRARLVTPQLWSAWDAMIALLASYRKAGGAAQFDFAGEVEMLRRFHKAGVPVLPGTDFTVQFLFPGSSAQEEVAELVKQVGMTPHEAIQAASRRSAEMVGLGKETGTIETGKSADLFLVDADPLTDIANTQRVVGVARQGKYLDRPAWTRSTATAAKLQSVEPRPASPQ